Genomic window (Primulina eburnea isolate SZY01 chromosome 8, ASM2296580v1, whole genome shotgun sequence):
gaccatgtttactataattgattaattagttccaatcatgattaaaaagttgattagcgtccgggtccccacaattttttttttagaatataGCTTTTGTTCCCTATCACAATGGGAAAAATTCATGACACCAAGAAAAAGATATAGTCATATCTGAGAGGTTGaagtgtaaattttttttaaaaaaatttacatatgATATTACATTATGGATATTTTGGCATACCAGGAAGAAAATTCATTTGCTTAAGAAAGTTAAAAATGTGtgctaaaatataattaaaaagtaataaacagtgacattatttaattaattaagcacaGATTTAAACCACACATGATAAAAGTTGGGACAAACGAATTTGGAGAGAAGAAATTTTAAACATGACATCGGACTGGTGCTTTTCATAACATGGGTTGCAAATTCTTGTCATTTTTATCAATATTATTTTGTCATTTTTTGCTGTTCCGATATTGATGGAaccatatttaaaaatttatgagTTCATTCATCCTCTTttagaaaaacaataaaaaaaattgaaattttatgtAAATTTATATTCCAAAATCTAATATTTTAACAAAGAATATATGTCTAGATTTTAATGTAATTATCTTTTATCATCAAATAAGCATGTTACAATTACGACAAGCCAACAACaatttagggtccgatttcAGAAAGTGTCACTAATCCAAACGCGAGTTTTGAAGTTAACCTGGGCCTGAATTAAGAAATAAGATCGttaggagggggccaggagggggccaggagggtgtcctggcgtagcccctccgacgctcaagttagAGACTGAGAATATATGGAGGAAGCAGCTAAGggcgctgctgaaaacaataatGTGAATCCTTTATCATACGCTTAAACATGGTATTTATAGTAGAATACCTGAGCTTGTCATGGGCCAGTCACCTGTGGGCCTTAGAGATTGGCCGGGAGTTTGGGCCGATCTTGATGGGTTCATCCttggggtatcaccagtctccccctcccgagtcgaactgaatcgtagGTTCAAAGTTCGATTAGTTGTGTTGTCATTGGTTTATCGGCGCCGAGGACGTACCGtattagaaaaatttatttcgttTGTCGTTAACGAACGATGTTTGCCGCTGCGAAAATTACGGGGATCGACCTACTCGGTCAGGTCGTGGGGGTGTGGGGGCAACGCCCCCATAATTTTTTCAGAAATAAGCACTCGCAATGGTGAGGCCGTGCATTTTTTCTGAGCACAGCCCCCTCGCGCCGCGTCGCCTCGCCCGAGCACAGCCCCTTCGCGCCGCGCCTCCTCGCCAGAGCACAACCCAAGCACGCCTCACCTCCTCTCGCGCTCGCCCATCTGCCGCATGCTCGCCTTGCGCGCCGCACTACCCTCGCCTTCGCCGAGCTCGCCCACTAGCCCAGCGCCTCGCCTTCGCTCCTCCTCGCCCAGGTGCCTAGCCTCGCCCAGACATCCTCGCCCTTCCTCGCCTAGCCAGCGCCTCGCCCTCGCCCCTCCTCGCCCAAGCCGAGACAGCCTTGCCTACGCTCGCCGCCCTTGCCTGCTCGCCCCTCGCCACGCTGCCCTCGCCTTTGCCGAGCTCGCCCACCAGCCCAGCGCCTCGCCTTCGCCCCTCCTCGCCCAAGCCCAGACAGCCTCGCCTATCTAGCGCCTCACCCTCGCCCCTTCTCGCCCGAGCCCAGACAGCCTCGCTTACGCTCGCCGCCGCTGCCTGCTTGCCCCTCGCCACGCCCCACCATCCTCGCCCAGCCACGCCGCCTCTGCCCGCCCACCTCGTGCCACAACGCACGCTCGCCCGGTGCACCCTCGCCCCGCACGAGCGTGCAACACATTTGTGCTCGTCATCGGCTCATCTTCGCCGctttttaagtattttgtatttGAATTTATGGCTTCTTCGAAATTTGTAAATGATATTATTAACCTGCTAGGGCAAATAAAAACTttaccctctaactcctctgctaggtgaaaccttagcaagaaaataaaaattcatcacTCCCGCCCTCTAATTCCTCTGCGAGGTGATACCTAGCAGGaaaactaaaatttttgaagctgctcctctactaggcgatgccttagtagggaAATAAAAGTTCAACatccccaccctctaactcctctgctagctgataccttagcaggaaaataaagattcaacaccttccccctctaactcctccactaggtgataccttagcaggaaaataaaaattcattactcccgccctctaactcctctgctaggtgataccttagcaggaaaattaaaatttttcacgCTGCttctctactaggcgatgccttaatagggaaataaaaattcaacatcaCCACCCTCTAACTTCTCTACTAGGTGATAcattagcaggaaaataaagattcaacacctTCCCCCTATAACTCCTCtcctaggtgataccttagcaagaaaataaagattcaacacctccaccctctaactcctctgctaggtgatacattagcaggaaaataaagatgcaAAACCtccccctctaactcctctgctatgtgataccttagcagaaaaataaaGATCCAACACCAGCCTcgaactcctctgctaggtgagaccttagcaggaaaataaagattcaacgtctccaccctctaactcctctgctaggtgacaccttagcaggaaaataaagattcaactTCCCCACcccctaactcctctgctaggtgatactttaacagaaaataaaaattcaccacctacaccctctaactcctctgctaagccgggctttagcaggaaaataaaaattcatcacatgcaccctctaactcctctgctaagctgGGCCTTAGCAGGtaaataaagattcaacacctccaccctataactcctctgctaggtgataccctagcaggaaaataaaaattcaccaccttcatcctctaactcctctgttaAGCCgggccgggccttagcaggaaaataaaaattcaacacctccacactctaactcctctactaggcgatgccttagcaggaaaataaaaattcacgaCCTTcatctctaactcctctgctaagccgggccttagcaggaaaataaaaattcaccacctgcaccctctaactcctctgctatgccgggccttagcaggtaaataaagattcaacacctccactctctaactcctctgctaggtgatactctagcaggaaaataaaaattcatcaccttcatcctctaactcctctgctaagccgggccttagcaggaaaataaaaattcaacacctccacactctaactcctctactaggcgatgccttagcaggaaaataaaaattcaccacCTTCATCCTCTAACtctctgctaagccgggtcttagcaggtaaataaagattcaacacctccaccctctaactcctctgctaggtgataccttagcaggtaaataaagattcaacacctccaccctctaactcctctgctaggtgataccctagcaggaaaataaaaattcaccaccttcttcctctaactcctctgctaagccgggccttagcaggaaaataaaaattcaacacctccaccctctaactcctctactaggcgatgccttagcaagaaaataaaaattcaccacCTTCATCCTctgactcctctgctaagcaGGGCCTTAGCAGGtaaataaagattcaacacctccaccctctaactcctctactaggtgataccttagcaggtaaataaagattcaacacctccaccctctaactcctctgctaggtgataccctaacattaaaataaaaattcaccaccttcatcctctaactcctctgctaagccggaccttagcaggaaaataaaaatttaacacctccacactctaactcctctactaggcgatgccttagcaggaaaataaaaattcaccaccttcatcctctaactcctctgctaagccgggccttagcaggtaaataaagattcaacacctccaccttctaactcctctgctaggtgataccttagcaggtaaataaagattcaacacctccaccctctaactcctctgcaaGGTGATAccctagcaggaaaataaaaattcaccaccttcatcctctaactcctctgctaagtcgggccttagcaagaaaataaagattcaaccTCCTCAcccctaactcctctgctaggtgatactttagcaggaaaataaagattcaacacctccaccctctaactcctctgctaggtgataccttagcaggaaaataaatattcaacCTTCTTACCCcttaactcctctgctaggtgatacattagcaggaaaataaaaattcaacctcCTCATCAACTCCTCTGctggtgacaccttagcaggaaaataaaaattcaacctcctcaccctctaactcctctgctggCGACACCGTTAGCAGGAGAATGAAAATTCAACccccccaccctctaactcctctactaggcgatgccttagtaggaaaataaaaattttcttctacacgctgctcctctactaggcgatgccttagtaggaaaataaaatttctcttccaccccaactctgctcctctgctaggtgatgccttagcaggaaaataaaatttttgctcCTCCCCCCCACTGCTCTTCTGCTAGAcggtgccttagcaggaaaataaaatttatttcatcCTCACAAGACAACATACATGAACTTAATATAAGAACTCGGTTTTATTGAATTCCAACTGATTACATGGAAAATGCGAAGATGAAATACATCAACAATAAATTCAAGAGTAATATTTTCTGAGGTGGTAAGCATTTCAGGGTCTCTTTGAAGCCTTGTCCTGCGCTTTCTCCAACTTTTATGCTCCTGTTATACCTCCCTGAGACAAAGTCACTCACTTCTTCCTATCTTAATCATGTGAACCTCTACACGCGATCTTTTCCCCTCCTCCCTCACTACCCCCTCATAACATCGACGTGCGGATTTTTGGTCCCCGCACAAGACTCCAACTCCTTTTCCCACAGGAAACTTAAGTTTCTGATGATAAGTGGAAGCTACGGCTCTGAAATCCTTCAGGGATGGCCGCCCTATGATTCCATTATATGCTGACGGGGTACTACCACAGTGAAGCCTATCATCTTTGTTACCCGCCAAAGATCAGTCCCCAAGGATAGGGGAAGAACAATCTGACCCAAAGGCGGGATGGCGTGTCCTGCAAACCCATATAGTGGGGTGGATACCGGCTCAAACTCAAATCCTCCCATCTTCATTTGATCCAACGTGCTCTTGAACAAGACGTTCACGGAACTTccattataaataaatattctcGCCACATCATAATTGGCAATGGTGGCCGTTACCACCAAGGTATCGTTATGTGGAGCCACAACGCCTCGAAGGTCTTCCAGCCCAAAGCTGATGACGGGGTCTTGTGGTAAGTCTGCACCCCTAGATATCTCAAAGTTCTCCAACCTTCTCCCATGTGCCTTCCGAGCTCGCCCCAAGTCtccatcagtagcaccccccgagatcatatgaatcgTTCCTCTCGTAGGGTGGTTATCCTCATTCATTCCCCTCTTCGGTTCGACGGGCTCCTGAGGGACATCTTGACATCGACCTTTCCCTCTCTGCTCCCCGATCCTCTGACTTGTCCATGGAGGGCCTTGACCACGCCTATGGGACGAGCGAGACATCTGTCGGCTCCTGGATGAGGATCCTTCTCGTATATCCCGCGAAGGCAATCTAGCACTGCACTCAACCCTTTGCGACTTCTCCCACCTCTCCTCGGACTCTCTCACTTCCATCACCTTGTCCCGACTCCCATCCAGAGGAACATGGGATGAGAATTGTCCTCTGCCCCTAGCCTTATCATCTGAAAGGGGACCGGTCAcaaattagttgatatacaactaagctcttcaatggcaagacaatcttcaagcttcctttgagcccaccttgctcaaatattaagcccaccaccaactagctagaaccactctaattttgcactagaaaaattagagcatttttctttgagaagtgtattgtttctccaacagttgaagaacaaaaattgagagaaaatgaGGAAGAAAACTCCTCTAAATTTCGGCCATGTGAGGTAAGAATGAAGGGGAGGAagactagtcttggttgtgggaaaaattGTTGTGTCTTCCAATGCCATGCCTTTGGACATTgtaaaagttgtctcccaactcttcacctccccatgcatgcaagtcttatttgatttttaacaattaaaaatccatggacttatttttaattatctcaaatatatttgagactaattaaacattacttgaatttacccaagtcccactagttaaataattattttaattgagctctacaagactcaatatgatttaattaatccaacacttgaattaatttaattatttggactctactaggtccactagtgtttaattaattcaacacttgaattaatttaatttagtccataataatgtttatgaagatcacaattttcaaatacattattcacttggccaacttttaatttaggaacaattccacaaattaaaagttatatttccctcgtagaagtcatacttctattttttccttacgcctataaactcatttataagccgttcaacacattgaactaatttctcctttatagaagtcatacttctaatttttctttacgcttataaacccttttataagccgttcaacacattgaactattttacttctcaacgggatctagaaagccagcacttgtgtggctctcagtggttcattgatacaactagccgtgggttcacatctccatgtgattcggactaaacatgtccttatacaagcataccccaattgctccattcttacttatcaaccccttgataacaagaacgtcagaactcaagtctgatattacccaaccaaccatgttaaacgcctagcagcatcgcttacatgattctctaggtatcaaatgatagtgcctgcaagaaccattcaattatggttagcgtacagtacggtcccttcaactcatatatcccgaccgattcgacaaccattggtttatcgagagttgtcaatgaatcgatactatgtgtcatgtcgtagttgcatcgatggtgtaatctgtgaaacccctttcataattaccaccatactctggctagagatttcaacctacatacacatgataacagataggatatccatacccgaaggtaagcggtgaatccccgactacaatgcatcgactcctatatgtttcgacatgacacccaaccttgccacctgatgaccccataagagtcggtaaacaagttaaagtgaaatgctagcatatagagtctcaatgttgtctcgggtcataaggactaatggtgtacaaccataaactaggacgtttccactcgataagtgagaaccacttggaaagtcctttaatggagggttgttcagtgcactctaccaggagcacctatctgcatgctcggacatcacaatgtcccctaccaatgaaacatggtacttacatcgcagatactagtctctaactcgagcggcctatatccttcttagtggcggctgaatcgactaggaaccgtttagaatatacagtattacaaatatgagtttcatgatactcatcatatgagcatctcatattctttctactatttgtatattcaagggctttatctatgcaactagcatgggtatacagataaagaggtgccaaaataataatttcaaatattactaaaataaagattgcttatacatagagtttcattgtgaacactcggccaacacttggctcgacgggcacctactccaaCATCATCATCCTTTTTGCCCGCGCCTCTCTTCCTACTTCCTCTTTCCGCTCTCTCAACTCTACTTCCCCCAAGTCGCTGCTCCATCCTCTTATGCCGCTGGACATCTTCgagatttacatatttttccgCCCGAGATAACAGATCATCATAACTTGATGAAGGTTTCTTCACTATCGATTTAAAGAACTCTCCTCCTCTAAGTCCCTGGGTAaaggcacttatcatgatgtcaggAGTGGCAGCTGGTATCTCTAACGCTGCGTTGTTAAAACGCTGAACAAACTCTCGCAAAGTTTCAGCTTCTTGTTGTGTCACCACAAACAGGCTCAAATAGTTTTTTTGGTGTTTTTTGCTGCTAGCGAATCTGTCCAAGAAAGTAGCTGAAAAATCCTCGAAAGATCGTATAGAGTTGGGCTGCAAGGTGTTAAACCATTGCTGGGCTGACCTCACCAACGTGCCGAGAAACACCCTGCACCTGACCCCATCTGAATATTGATGTAACATGGTCGCATTCTCAAATCTCCCCAAGTGTTCTTCGGGGTcagtatgtccatcgtactccCCCACATTCGACTGTCGAAAATTTGGATGAA
Coding sequences:
- the LOC140839254 gene encoding uncharacterized protein; amino-acid sequence: MLRQQLGSRAPTPKRRSPFSLAILEEGLHPNFRQSNVGEYDGHTDPEEHLGRFENATMLHQYSDGVRCRVFLGTLVRSAQQWFNTLQPNSIRSFEDFSATFLDRFASSKKHQKNYLSLFVVTQQEAETLREFVQRFNNAALEIPAATPDIMISAFTQGLRGGEFFKSIVKKPSSSYDDLLSRAEKYVNLEDVQRHKRMEQRLGGSRVERAERGSRKRGAGKKDDDVGVDDKARGRGQFSSHVPLDGSRDKVMEVRESEERWEKSQRVECSARLPSRDIREGSSSRSRQMSRSSHRRGQGPPWTSQRIGEQRGKGRCQDVPQEPVEPKRGMNEDNHPTRGTIHMISGGATDGDLGRARKAHGRRLENFEISRGADLPQDPVISFGLEDLRGVVAPHNDTLVVTATIANYDVARIFIYNGSSVNVLFKSTLDQMKMGGFEFEPVSTPLYGFAGHAIPPLGQIVLPLSLGTDLWRVTKMIGFTVVVPRQHIMES